Proteins encoded within one genomic window of Arachis ipaensis cultivar K30076 chromosome B08, Araip1.1, whole genome shotgun sequence:
- the LOC107613114 gene encoding ubiquitin carboxyl-terminal hydrolase 15 (The sequence of the model RefSeq protein was modified relative to this genomic sequence to represent the inferred CDS: added 56 bases not found in genome assembly), giving the protein MEEVWCCLFFFIMWPLPCFCAMIGLPLLTSFEVINDHTLISVWVETGHEYAGGDMLEPRESDIPLLFLVLVVFPLVAYILLGKWSETTKKRDRISLLAQLAAEEALRAEEMAVPDLIPLVTSSKIASKSELHPLSKKSEHHQCARCSAPSKTRCSRCKAVRYCSGNCQIIHWRQIHKQECKQLETQKTGSFPLSGSFDEFSHENGFYESMNTQFFGHTLKQTPRESVPLDHLVPPLTGTAAPATSDFSLYNSSQPSTLERRSSYKSNRETRRRDNGSIHKSPIESTDHKVASSSSSSVVSKDAFSGQKLMNNEYSTLEEETSRKSCSDGFGVHVNGQDASRNVVYEGRNYQSQYGNAFVPRNNHGHSNVSSAVNNNEDVEEFEKGNATNKGNIVRGGNCHSEEAAQYDCSSDMIMKGSVKAKKMSHISKTKSSKSPKSKSPKSTSKTSTDFCCSEREGKVADEQKTIENKDAIPLHGGNGAASTGIMKMMGLRKSSKPTVMVSPEGSGASCKKIKKMKMLFPYEEFVKIFQSEIFGICPRGLLNCGNSCYANAVLQCLTSTKPLVVYLLYRSHSKACCAKDWCLMCELEQHIIILRENGDPLSPSRILWHMRSINCHMGDGSQEDAHEFLRLLIASMQSICLEGLGGEKKVDPRLQETTFIQHTFGGRLQSKVKCLNCNHESERYENIMDLTLEILGWVESLEDALTQFTSPEDLDGENMYRCGSCTAYVRARKKLSVHEAPNILTIVLKRFQEGRYGKINKYITFPEMLDMIPFMTGMGDVPPLYMLYAVVVHLDTLNASFSGHYISYVKDLQGNWFRIDDSEVQPVLINQVMSEGAYILFYMRSCPRPPVELSGKNMQQSVPNYSKHCPVEPQKPSKSGHSRNNSQFVVPEPLVDTRADVAPRQINSANGFLRRSTSRNVLPVTQTYFENIRHEFSDAASSDWSLFTSSDEASFTTESTRDSFSTVDYSDNMDPLASIFNFTPKNSYRKFSNSRPLTRFVPEKGHTERVERIDQSHNKAMNSSIEHHPPNGNCSMYVYYGRSNPVCDNITRT; this is encoded by the exons ATGGAAGAGGTTTGGTgctgtttatttttctttattatgtGGCCATTGCCTTGTTTCTGTGCAATGATTGGTCTACCACTGTTGACATCTTTTGAG GTGATCAATGATCATACACTGATTAGTGTTTGGGTGGAAACTGGACATGAGTATGCTGGTGGGGATATGCTCGAACCGCGTGAATCTGATATTCCTCTCCTGTTTCTGGTCCTGGTTGTATTTCCTTTGGTGGCTTATATCTTACTTGGAAAATGGAGCGAGACTACTAAGAAGAGAGATAGGATAAGCTTGCTTGCCCAGTTGGCTGCCGAAGAAGCTTTGAGAGCAGAGGAAATGGCCGTCCCTGATTTGATTCCTCTGGTGACTTCTTCTAAGATTGCTTCTAAGAGTGAACTTCATCCTCTATCAAAGAAGAGTGAACATCATCAATGTGCCCGGTGCTCGGCCCCATCCAAGACTCGCTGCTCCAGATGCAAGGCTGTTAGATATTG CTCTGGGAATTGTCAGATAATCCACTGGAGGCAAATTCACAAGCAAGAATGCAAACAATTGGAAACACAAAAAACAGGCT AGCATGAACACCCAGTTCTTTGGACACACTTTGAAGCAGACACCAAGGGAGAGTGTGCCTTTAGATCATTTGGTTCCCCCTCTAACCGGAACTGCTGCCCCTGCTACATCTGATTTTTCCCTTTATAATAGTTCTCAACCTTCCACTTTGGAGAGAAGAAGTTCCTATAAATCCAACAGAGAAACTAGGAGAAGAGATAATGGATCTATCCACAAGTCACCAATTGAGTCTACTGATCATAAGGTTGCTAGCTCTTCCTCTTCGAGTGTGGTATCAAAGGATGCATTTTCGGGACAGAAG TTAATGAATAATGAGTATTCTACGTTGGAGGAAGAAACTTCAAGAAAGTCCTGCTCTGATGGCTTCGGAGTTCATGTCAATGGACAGGATGCATCAAGAAATGTAGTCTACGAGGGTCGTAACTATCAGAGTCAATATGGAAATGCATTTGTACCAAGAAACAACCATGGACACTCAAATGTGTCAAGTGCGGTAAACAATAATGAAGATGTAGAAGAATTTGAAAAAGGCAACGCTACTAACAAAGGAAACATAGTTAGAGGAGGAAATTGTCATTCTGAAGAAGCAGCACAATATGATTGCTCTTCTGACATGATAATGAAAGGAAGTGTGAAGGCCAAAAAGATGTCACATATTTCTAAGACCAAATCTTCTAAATCACCAAAGTCAAAATCACCGAAGTCAACATCAAAGACATCAACAGATTTTTGTTGTtcagaaagagaaggaaaagttgCAGATGAACAAA AAACCATTGAAAACAAAGATGCCATCCCTCTGCATGGTGGCAACGGGGCTGCAAGCACTGGAATTATGAAAATGATGGGTTTGAGGAAATCATCAAAACCAACTGTAATGGTCTCCCCTGAAGGTAGTGGTGCAAGCtgtaagaagataaagaagatgaAG ATGTTGTTTCCTTATGAGGAATTTGTAAAGATTTTTCAGAGTGAAATCTTTGGCATATGCCCCAGGGGCCTGTTGAATTGTGGGAACAG TTGCTATGCGAATGCTGTCTTGCAGTGCTTGACTTCTACGAAGCCTCTTGTTGTCTATTTGCTTTATAGATCACATTCAAAAGCCT GTTGTGCTAAAGATTGGTGTCTCATGTGTGAACTGGAGCAGCACATTATAATTTTGAGAGAAAATGGAGATCCTCTATCTCCTAGTAGGATACTTTGGCACATGCGGAGTATAAATTGCCACATGGGTGATGGAAGTCAGGAAGATGCTCATGAATTTTTAAG GCTTCTTATTGCGTCAATGCAATCTATATGCTTGGAGGGACTTGGTGGTGAGAAAAAGGTTGATCCTAGACTACAAGAAACAACTTTCATACAACATACGTTTGGTGGCCGTCTTCAATCCAAG GTTAAATGTCTGAATTGTAACCATGAATCAGAAAGGTATGAGAATATTATGGACCTAACCTTGGAGATATTGGGTTGGGTTGAGTCACTGGAAGATGCCCTGACTCAATTTACTTCCCCTGAAGATTTGGATGGTGAAAATATGTACAGATGTGGAAG TTGCACTGCATATGTTCGAGCTAGAAAGAAACTGAGCGTACATGAAGCTCCGAACATCCTAACTATTGTGTTGAAGCGATTTCAG GAAGGAAGATATGGCAAAATTAACAAGTACATAACATTTCCTGAAATGCTCGATATGATACCTTTCATGACTGGGATGGGTGATGTTCCCCCACTCTATATGCTTTATGCTGTTGTCGTACACCTGGACACACTGAATGCATCTTTCTCTGGACATTACATTTCGTATGTGAAAGATCTGCAAGGCAATTGGTTCAGGATTGATGATAGCGAG GTTCAGCCAGTGCTAATTAACCAGGTGATGTCAGAAGGTGCATATATCTTATTCTACATGAG ATCTTGTCCGCGCCCGCCAGTTGAACTTTCCGGGAAAAACATGCAGCAATCGGTTCCCAACTATTCAAAACACTGCCCGGTAGAACCACAGAAGCCTTCCAAGTCCGGACATAGCAGAAACAACAGCCAATTTGTCGTCCCTGAACCTTTGGTCGATACCAGAGCAGATGTTGCCCCTCGACAAATCAACTCTGCCAATGGCTTCCTCAGAAGAAGCACCAGCAGAAATGTCCTGCCAGTAACACAAACTTATTTCGAAAACATCAGGCACGAGTTCTCGGATGCAGCGTCTAGTGACTGGTCCCTTTTCACAAGCTCAGACGAGGCATCTTTCACGACGGAGAGCACTAGGGACTCCTTCAGTACGGTAGATTACAGTGATAACATGGATCCATTGGCATCCATCTTCAACTTCACCCCGAAAAACTCCTACAGGAAATTTTCGAATAGTCGGCCACTTACCAGGTTCGTCCCCGAAAAGGGTCATACTGAGAGAGTAGAGAGAATTGATCAGTCTCATAATAAGGCCATGAATTCATCAATTGAACACCATCCACCAAATGGTAATTGCAGCATGTATGTATACTATGGACGTAGTAACCCTGTGTGTGATAATATTACAAGGACTTGA